One Malania oleifera isolate guangnan ecotype guangnan chromosome 9, ASM2987363v1, whole genome shotgun sequence DNA segment encodes these proteins:
- the LOC131164040 gene encoding ABC transporter C family member 8: MATLGSPLGGFSWICEGELELGSSCTQRSIIDVINLLFLSIFYLLLLLQYSTRKHYNRENTRRDWVSVAASVCCAITSIAYLAAGLWDLISQNGGFDHVNWLIFLVKGLIWISLTLSLVVKRSKTIRTLVSLWWVSFFILVSALIVEVLIKTHSISILELMPWAVNFLLLICAFRNFSHFVPQQTLDESVSEPLLVDKSVRPRTGLCHAGFLSQLTFSWINSLLGLGYSKSLALEDIPSLASEDEANVAYEKLAEAWEFLRREKGSSSSRNLVIRAVAKVYSKEMVFVGICALLRTAAVVVSPLLLYAFVNYSNSVEETSYNGLFLVGCLVVVKVVESLSQRHMFFDSRRSGMRMRSALMVAIYRKQLKLSSLGRRRHSTGEIVNYIAIDAYRMGEFPWWFHSTWSLAVQLFLSIGVLFGVVGLGAITGLVPLLICGLLNVPFAKILQQCQSQFMIAQDERLRSTSEILNSMKIIKLQSWEEKFKNLIESLRDKEFKWLARAQFKKAYGTLLYWSSPTIISSVIFLGCVLFKSAPLNASTIFTILATLRGMGEPVRMLPEALSILIQVKVSFDRLNTFLLDDELKNEGTGMNPLHNTGDCVRIKAGNFIWDPELAIPTLTDLNLDIKRGHKIAICGPVGAGKSSLLYAVLGEIPLVSGTVDVFGSIAYVSQVSWIQSGTVRDNILNGRTMDENRYWETIKACALDKDINSFTHGDLTEIGQRGLNMSGGQKQRIQLARAVYNDADIYLLDDPFSAVDAHTAATLFNDCVMGALKEKTVILVTHQVEFLSEVDKILVMEGGKVSQSGSYEELFMAGAAFEQLVNAHKNAMTALEPSTNEKQSESLRLKKDRPEEFNGSYSSKETAEGEISVKGLPGVQLTEEEEMEIGDVGWKPFFDYLSVSKASPLLCLSILSQCGFVALQAVSTYWLAVAIRIPKISNGTLIGVYTGISTFSAFFVYLRSFFAAHLGLKASTAFFSAFTNAIFKAPMLFFDSTPVGRIFTRASSDLSVLDFDIPFSMIFVLAAGLELLTSIGIMASITWQVLIVAILAMLGTKYIQGYYLATARELIRINGTTKAPVMNYAAETSLGVITIRAFNMVDRFFQNYLNLVDIDAKLFFHSNAAMEWLVLRIEALQNLTLFTAALLLVLLPKGIVGPGLVGLSLSYALVLTGTQVFVTRWYCNLSNYIISVERIKQFMHIPSEPPAIVEDNRPPSSWPSKGRIELQDLKVKYRPNAPLVIKGITCTFKEGTRVGVVGRTGSGKTTLITALFRLVEPDSGKILVDGLDICSIGLKDLRMKLSIIPQEPTLFRGSVRTNLDPLGLYSDDEIWKALEKCQLKATISSLPNRLDSSVSDEGENWSAGQRQLFCLGRVLLMRNRILVLDEATASIDSATDAVLQSVIREEFSECTVITVAHRVPTVIDSDMVMVLSYGNLVEYDEPSKLMVTNSSFSKLVAEYWASCRRNSFQDFKNY, from the exons ATGGCTACCTTGGGCAGTCCACTTG GAGGGTTTTCTTGGATTTGCGAGGGAGAACTTGAGTTGGGTTCTTCATGCACTCAAAGAAGTATCATAGATGTCATAAATCtgctctttctctctattttctaTCTTTTGTTACTTCTGCAGTACTCTACTAGAAAACACTACAACAGAGAGAACACTAGAAGGGACTGGGTCTCTGTAGCTGCTTCGGTATGCTGTGCTATAACCAGTATTGCATATCTTGCTGCTGGTCTTTGGGATCTAATATCCCAAAATGGTGGATTTGATCATGTCAACTGGTTGATTTTCCTCGTTAAAGGACTCATTTGGATTTCTTTGACTCTGTCCTTGGTTGTTAAAAGATCCAAAACCATCAGAACTCTTGTATCTCTTTGGTGGGTGTCCTTCTTCATACTGGTTTCGGCTCTAATTGTTGAAGTTCTAATTAAAACACACAGCATCAGCATCTTAGAGCTCATGCCTTGGGCTGTCAACTTTTTGCTTCTCATCTGTGCTTTCAGAAACTTCAGTCACTTTGTGCCTCAACAAACCCTGGATGAGAGTGTATCTGAGCCTCTATTAGTTGATAAATCCGTAAGACCTCGAACAGGGCTATGTCATGCTGGTTTTCTCAGCCAATTGACATTTTCTTGGATTAATTCTTTACTTGGCTTGGGTTACTCAAAATCATTGGCTCTTGAAGATATCCCTTCTCTGGCCAGTGAAGATGAAGCCAATGTTGCATACGAGAAACTTGCCGAAGCATGGGAATTCTTGCGAAGAGAGAAGGGCTCAAGCAGTAGTAGGAACTTGGTTATTCGGGCGGTAGCGAAAGTTTACTCAAAAGAAATGGTATTTGTAGGAATTTGTGCACTTCTTAGGACAGCTGCTGTTGTAGTTTCTCCTTTATTACTCTATGCTTTTGTGAATTATTCAAATAGTGTCGAGGAAACTTCATACAATGGTCTCTTTTTAGTGGGCTGCTTAGTAGTTGTCAAGGTGGTTGAATCTTTATCTCAGAGGCACATGTTCTTTGATTCGAGGAGGTCTGGAATGAGGATGCGATCGGCTTTGATGGTGGCAATATATCGAAAGCAGCTCAAACTTTCTAGTTTGGGAAGAAGGCGGCATTCGACTGGGGAGATAGTGAACTATATCGCGATTGATGCTTACCGAATGGGAGAATTTCCTTGGTGGTTCCATTCAACATGGAGTCTAGCTGTGCAGCTCTTTCTGTCCATTGGTGTCCTTTTTGGGGTTGTGGGTCTTGGCGCCATTACAGGTTTAGTTCCTCTTCTCATCTGCGGGCTTCTCAATGTGCCATTTGCAAAGATATTACAGCAGTGTCAATCCCAATTTATGATTGCTCAGGATGAGCGGCTCAGGTCTACCTCTGAGATTCTGAACAGCATGAAGATTATCAAGTTACAGTCATGGGAAGAAAAATTCAAGAACTTGATTGAATCCCTCCGTGACAAGGAGTTTAAATGGTTAGCTAGAGCCCAGTTTAAGAAGGCTTATGGCACTCTACTCTATTGGAGCTCTCCAACGATAATTTCTTCAGTCATCTTCCTTGGATGTGTCCTTTTTAAGAGTGCCCCATTAAATGCCAGCACCATTTTCACCATCCTCGCGACATTACGGGGTATGGGAGAGCCTGTCAGAATGTTACCTGAGGCTCTTTCTATTTTGATACAAGTAAAGGTCTCGTTCGACCGTCTCAACACTTTTTTGCTTGATGATGAACTAAAAAATGAGGGAACAGGGATGAACCCCCTGCACAATACGGGAGACTGTGTAAGAATAAAAGCAGGAAATTTCATTTGGGATCCAGAATTAGCCATTCCAACATTGACAGATTTGAATCTTGACATAAAAAGGGGGCATAAAATTGCAATTTGCGGACCAGTTGGAGCCGGAAAATCATCACTCTTGTATGCTGTACTTGGAGAAATACCACTAGTTTCAGGAACA GTTGATGTATTTGGATCCATTGCATATGTTTCGCAAGTGTCCTGGATCCAAAGTGGGACAGTTCGTGATAACATACTGAATGGAAGAACAATGGACGAGAACCGATACTGGGAGACCATAAAAGCTTGTGCTCTAGACAAGGACATTAATAGTTTCACCCATGGTGATCTCACAGAAATCGGTCAACGTGGCCTTAACATGAGTGGTGGACAGAAACAGAGGATTCAACTTGCTCGAGCTGTCTACAATGATGCGGATATTTATCTCCTTGATGATCCTTTCAGTGCAGTAGATGCACATACAGCTGCAACTCTCTTTAAT GACTGTGTCATGGGTGCTCTAAAAGAGAAAACTGTCATTCTTGTAACTCACCAAGTGGAGTTTCTTTCAGAAGTAGATAAAATTCTG GTCATGGAGGGTGGAAAAGTTAGTCAATCAGGAAGCTATGAGGAACTATTTATGGCTGGAGCGGCATTTGAACAGCTTGTGAATGCTCATAAAAATGCAATGACAGCATTGGAACCTTCAACTAATGAAAAGCAAAGTGAATCTCTAAGGCTGAAAAAAGATCGCCCAGAGGAGTTCAATGGGTCTTACTCATCTAAAGAAACTGCTGAAGGGGAGATATCTGTGAAGGGTCTGCCAGGGGTGCAACTAACTGAGGAAGAAGAAATGGAGATTGGTGATGTTGGGTGGAAGCCATTCTTTGATTATCTTTCAGTCTCCAAGGCATCTCCTCTTCTATGTTTAAGTATACTTTCCCAGTGTGGCTTCGTTGCTCTCCAAGCAGTTTCAACTTACTGGCTAGCAGTAGCTATTCGAATTCCTAAAATCAGCAATGGCACGTTGATTGGAGTATACACTGGAATTTCGACATTCAGTGCCTTCTTTGTATATCTAAGGTCTTTTTTTGCTGCCCATCTAGGATTAAAAGCTTCTACAGCCTTTTTCTCAGCTTTCACCAATGCAATTTTTAAGGCCCCCATGCTTTTCTTCGACTCAACCCCCGTTGGGCGGATTTTCACTCGA GCTTCATCGGATTTAAGTGTGCTGGATTTTGACATACCCTTCTCCATGATATTTGTTCTTGCTGCTGGCTTGGAGCTTTTGACAAGCATCGGCATAATGGCGTCAATCACATGGCAAGTTCTTATTGTAGCAATTCTTGCCATGTTAGGTACTAAATACATTCAG GGGTATTACCTGGCAACTGCGAGGGAACTTATTAGGATTAATGGAACAACAAAAGCTCCCGTCATGAATTATGCAGCTGAAACTTCTCTTGGAGTGATCACGATAAGAGCTTTTAACATGGTGGACAGGTTCTTCCAAAACTACCTAAACCTTGTTGACATTGATGCAAAACTTTTCTTCCATTCCAATGCAGCCATGGAATGGTTGGTTTTAAGAATAGAAGCACTTCAAAATCTGACCCTGTTCACTGCTGCTCTTCTCCTTGTATTATTGCCAAAGGGTATTGTAGGTCCAG GATTGGTGGGCCTTTCTCTTTCATATGCACTGGTATTAACGGGTACCCAAGTGTTTGTGACTCGTTGGTATTGCAACTTGTCGAATTATATAATTTCTGTTGAACGAATAAAACAGTTTATGCACATACCATCGGAGCCTCCAGCAATTGTGGAGGACAACAGGCCACCATCTTCATGGCCCTCAAAGGGTAGAATAGAGCTGCAGGATCTGAAG GTAAAATATCGTCCGAATGCCCCACTAGTTATCAAGGGAATCACATGCACATTCAAAGAGGGGACAAGAGTTGGAGTAGTTGGAAGAACAGGAAGCGGAAAAACAACACTGATAACTGCTTTGTTCCGTTTAGTAGAGCCCGACAGTGGGAAAATCCTAGTCGATGGCCTTGACATATGCTCGATTGGTCTGAAGGACTTGAGGATGAAGCTCAGCATCATCCCTCAAGAGCCGACTCTTTTCAGGGGCAGTGTTCGAACTAACTTGGACCCTCTTGGCCTCTACTCTGATGATGAAATATGGAAG GCTCTAGAAAAATGTCAGCTCAAGGCAACAATCAGTAGTCTTCCAAACCGGCTAGACTCATCAG TGAGTGACGAAGGCGAAAATTGGAGTGCCGGGCAACGCCAGCTGTTCTGCCTTGGGAGAGTTCTTTTGATGAGAAACAGAATTTTGGTGCTGGATGAAGCTACTGCTTCCATTGATTCTGCAACTGATGCTGTGCTACAAAGCGTTATCAGGGAAGAGTTCTCAGAATGCACGGTGATAACAGTAGCTCACAGAGTTCCAACTGTAATAGACAGTGACATGGTCATGGTCCTCTCCTATG GGAACCTGGTGGAGTATGATGAACCTTCAAAGCTGATGGTGACCAACTCCTCATTTTCGAAGCTGGTAGCTGAATATTGGGCCAGCTGCAGGAGGAACTCCTTCCAGGATTTTAAAAACTATTAG